ATCAGTATCAATCAGGAAAAATTGCAATGGGGCGAAGTAACAGACCAAGTATTTACTCCCTTGAGGCCTGAAGCAGCTCAGAAAAATATTACCCTTCAAGTTGTTGGTGAAGCAGGAACAGAGTTCTTTGCTGATCGCATACTGTTGACAACTATTCTGCGTAATCTCATCACCAATTCCTTCCGGGCTCTCAAAGCGGAAGGTACTATTCAATTGAGTATATCCGTTGATGATGCAGTAACGCGTTTTGTTGTCTCTGATAACGGTCCTGGCATGAGTCAAGTCATGCTCAATGATCTGAATCAGGAGATTATTCCCCGGCTTCCGAAATCTCCTGATGGCAGTGGTTTTGGCTTGCTCATTTGTCGTTCTTACACGGCGCGCCATCAGGGAAAAATCTCTTTTGAAAATCAGGAACCGCAGGGACTTCGTGTCCTTTTGGAATTACCACGTTACCCCATAGGTATCGGGCATATTGCTTGAGCTTCTAGCTTGGTTTGTCAGAAGACAGTGTATCAATCATGATCGCTGGTCTGTTGATTGGTCAGCGAAATAAGCTCAATTCTGAGAGGGATGATTGATTTTTACCATGTTCATGGCGATTTCTTAAAAACCTTCTTTGCAGATCCAAAAGTTTTGTTCATGAATGAGGCTACGTGCTTCATTATTTAAAAGTCGAAAACCTTGCTTTGATGGACCGTTCTGAACTCGAGTTCGGGACCGGGTTTACAGTTGTGACTGGTGAGACCGGAGCGGGTAAAAGTGTGTTACTTGGAGCATTGTCGATTCTGGCAGGCAATCGCGTTGACAAATCTGTCATTCGGCAAGGGCAGGCACACTGTTCCGTTGAGGCGATTTTGCACTTTGCAGATGCCAGTACTATTGACGCTGATCTTGAAGCACTGGGTTTGCCGCTTTGCGAGGAAGGCCAACTGGTTTTACGACGAGTCATACATCAACAGAAGCCCGCTCGAGTCCATATCAATGGAGCTGTGGCAACTTTGGCCTCGCTTCAGAGCCTGGGAGAATCCTGGGTGGATTTCCACGGTCCGGGTGAACCGCAAAAGCTTTTTCAAGGTAGGCGTCAATTGGAGTTGCTGGACCATTTTTCGGGTAATGACGAAAAACTGCGGACATACAAAGAAGCATTTGTAAAATGGCGTGAACTTCTGGAACAGGCCGAGGCATTGCGTTCTGGTGAACGGCTCTCTGCTGATGAGGCTGAATTCATTCGATCTCAAATTGAGTCAATTGATTCTGTTGATGTATCTGAAGAGTCTATTGCAAATCTGGAGCGTGATTATGCCCGTATCGATAAAGCGCAGGAGTTGGCTGCGTTGACCGAATCTCTCGAGTTTGGCATCGGTGGTGAGGTTGGCCTGTCAGCTCAAATCCCTGCCTTGATTCGGGCAGCTCATGAATTAGTTGAGATTGACTCAGGTGCTGCTGAGTTATGTCGCCGGCTGGATGCACTCGCAATAGAAGTCGATGATCTGGCTGCAGAGTTTGGTGCTTTAGGAACGGGGCTTGATATCGATGAAGAGACTGCAAGTTCCATTCAGGAACAGATGCAGACTTGGCTTTCACTCAAGCGTAAATACGGTCCAACGGTCAGTGATGTGCTCTCTAAGCGTGACGCATTGAAAGAGCGTCTCGAGTCACAAGGCAATGTTGCGGAAAAGCTGGAGGGACTTGATGCGGATGCAGTGAAGCAGGAAGCCCGCTTACGGTCGCTTGGAAAAACACTGACACGGGAGCGCAGGCGTGGCGCCAAAGAGCTTTCCACAAAAGCTCGAAAGCTTCTTGCGCGTCTGGGTTTCAAAAAAGCTGAGTTCACTATTGAGATTATCGACGAGATTGAACTCAAGTCCTATGGAGATACGATCTGCCAGTTCTTGTTTGCGCCCAATGCGGGTCAAGATTTGATGCCACTCAATAAGATTGCATCGAGTGGTGAAACCGCACGAGTCATGCTAGCTCTAAAGGCAGTACTCGCAGCAGCTGATTCAACACCGCTTCTGGTCTTTGACGAAGTTGACGCAAATGTCGGTGGTGAGATCGGAGCAGAAGTGGGACGCGAGTTGGCAGCTTTGGCTGGCGCGCATCAGGTCCTTTGTGTCACTCACTTGCCTCAGGTTGCAGCTTATGGACGTCAGCACTTCGTTGTCGAAAAATCGCAATCGAAAAAGTCGACAACGGTTATGATCAAGCCGATTGACGAATCTCCCAAAGATCGCGAAACCGAGATCGCGCGCATGCTTGGTGACCGCAAATCGTCTTCAGCAAAAACACATGCACGGGAGCTGCTGGAAAGCAGCGTCGTCTTGCGTCAGGCTGGAAAGTAATGGGTTAGTTTGCTGGTGCTTCCCAGGCTGGTGTATCGCCGACACTGGGAACATAGTTCGGGTCGATTGCGCGGTCGAATTGTTCTTCCTGCTGCTGATGTTCCTGGGCGCGAACTTCACGTGCGAAATTACGCTTTTCTTCTTCGGTTGCTGCTGAGGTGCAACCCGCAAAAAGCGCTGTCACCAGAGCGGGTAGAATAATGAGAAAATGCTTCATGATTGAGTCTGGGACTGATTGTTTAAGTTATCCTGTTCCTGTTGGAGCTTTTGTTGTTCAAGGTCCAGCTTTTGCTGTTCCAAATCAAGTCGTTGCTGTTCCAGCTCCTGCCTTTGCTGGTCAATGCTTTGTTGCTCAGCCTGAGTGTTGTTTGTTGAAGAGCTGGAGGAGTCATCCGCTGTGGCATTTCCTATTGCGGCGCCGCCAAGCCCGCCAATTAATGCTCCTGCGATGGCACCTTCGCCACCTCCGACCGCAGCACCGATACCTGCACCGGTTCCCGCTCCAATTGCACCGCCGCCGAGCGTGCGTTGTGTTTCATTACATCCTGTCAGTAGGACTGCCAGGACAATACTAATGATTGTTGCAGGATATAAATGCACTTTCATTCGATATTGTGAAATTCAAGTCGGATCTGTTTGGAGGGTAACTGTTTTGCTATCATGCCTGCGTTCAGGCAAATACGCCAGACCAATTATTATCGCCTGGGTTAACCAGAACAAAACCATCCAGAAGAAACCAGAGTCGGTAAAGCCATATGAATGCAGACCGACACCCAGTAGATTAGTTCCAAACCATGACCATGCAGTGACCATGTTACCGCCCACTGCAAGCGCCATAAAGCCACGCTCTTTCGACCAACCACACCAACGGGCGTGCAGCATGAGTGCGCACCACAGGACGATAATCAAAGCGCCATTCTCCTTGGGATCCCAGCCCCAGAAACGTCCCCAGCTTTGGTCTGCCCAAATGCCTCCAAGCATGGTTCCGACAAAGGAGAAAAGAAGCGAGAAACAGGTAATACCGTAAACCATGCGATAGAGCGCACGCTTGGTCTCGTTATCAATACCGCCCAATGGTCTTTTGATGATGTAGTAAGTGGCAAGTGCTCCCGCAAGGAAGACCGAAGAGTAGCCAATCGTGATGATGACAACATGGGTTGCCAGCCAGAAGTTCGAATCCAGAACCGCACGCATCATTTCCAGCGTGTCGCCTGTTTTGGCGAGATTGTAAGCGATGACCAGTGTTATGAATCCGACGATGGATGCGGTGAAGGCTCCGACGCCACCTCGGAA
The Rubellicoccus peritrichatus DNA segment above includes these coding regions:
- a CDS encoding YMGG-like glycine zipper-containing protein: MKVHLYPATIISIVLAVLLTGCNETQRTLGGGAIGAGTGAGIGAAVGGGEGAIAGALIGGLGGAAIGNATADDSSSSSTNNTQAEQQSIDQQRQELEQQRLDLEQQKLDLEQQKLQQEQDNLNNQSQTQS
- the recN gene encoding DNA repair protein RecN, translated to MLHYLKVENLALMDRSELEFGTGFTVVTGETGAGKSVLLGALSILAGNRVDKSVIRQGQAHCSVEAILHFADASTIDADLEALGLPLCEEGQLVLRRVIHQQKPARVHINGAVATLASLQSLGESWVDFHGPGEPQKLFQGRRQLELLDHFSGNDEKLRTYKEAFVKWRELLEQAEALRSGERLSADEAEFIRSQIESIDSVDVSEESIANLERDYARIDKAQELAALTESLEFGIGGEVGLSAQIPALIRAAHELVEIDSGAAELCRRLDALAIEVDDLAAEFGALGTGLDIDEETASSIQEQMQTWLSLKRKYGPTVSDVLSKRDALKERLESQGNVAEKLEGLDADAVKQEARLRSLGKTLTRERRRGAKELSTKARKLLARLGFKKAEFTIEIIDEIELKSYGDTICQFLFAPNAGQDLMPLNKIASSGETARVMLALKAVLAAADSTPLLVFDEVDANVGGEIGAEVGRELAALAGAHQVLCVTHLPQVAAYGRQHFVVEKSQSKKSTTVMIKPIDESPKDRETEIARMLGDRKSSSAKTHARELLESSVVLRQAGK